From the genome of Vitis riparia cultivar Riparia Gloire de Montpellier isolate 1030 chromosome 2, EGFV_Vit.rip_1.0, whole genome shotgun sequence, one region includes:
- the LOC117928574 gene encoding geraniol 8-hydroxylase-like codes for MELQIALLLLCITLFCFCLRHFLLPSYTAKLPPGPTGLPILGSLLQLGEKPHHSLAKFAESHGPLISLRLGSITTVVASSPQTAKLILQNHADNFLDRPVPDAIMAMPNPECTLAWIPGDHVWRNRRRVCASHLFTTQRLDSLQHLRQKKVDQLLQHITKHCVLGTPVYITDLASATILNLMSNTMFSVDLVDPRFESAQEFRELMWRIMEGVGKPNISDYFPIFRSLDLQGVKRGTVPSYKRLHEILDGIIHERMKLRASSSTTSMNDFLDVLLDQCQVDGSDFSSETIKTLLVELVFGGSDTSSVTIEWAMAELLRNPHVMQKVRIELSEVISPGQSIKESDIDRLPYFQAVVKETMRLHPPAPLLLPYKAKNDQEICGFTIPKDSHVLVNIWAIARDPGYWEDPLSFLPERFLSSKIDFRGQDFEYLPFGAGKRICPGISLGLRMVHLVLASIIHSFSWKLPQGITPESLDMKEQFGVTLKKVVPLCAIPFIEEKCSP; via the exons ATGGAACTTCAAATCGCCTTGCTCCTGCTTTGCATCACACTCTTCTGTTTCTGCCTCCGCCACTTTCTCTTGCCATCATACACTGCAAAGCTACCACCCGGTCCAACTGGCCTTCCCATCTTGGGCTCACTGCTTCAACTCGGTGAAAAACCCCACCACTCACTTGCAAAATTCGCGGAATCCCACGGCCCTCTCATCTCTCTCCGCCTCGGATCCATCACAACCGTGGTCGCTTCCTCCCCTCAAACAGCCAAACTAATCCTCCAAAACCATGCTGACAACTTCTTGGATCGTCCTGTTCCTGATGCTATCATGGCAATGCCTAATCCTGAATGCACACTTGCTTGGATCCCTGGTGACCATGTGTGGCGCAATCGCCGCAGAGTTTGCGCTTCTCACTTGTTCACTACTCAGAGACTCGACTCACTCCAACACCTGCGGCAGAAAAAAGTGGACCAACTCCTCCAACACATCACAAAACACTGTGTTTTGGGAACACCGGTATACATTACCGATCTCGCCTCAGCCACCATCTTGAACTTGATGTCAAACACCATGTTCTCCGTTGACCTTGTTGATCCAAGATTCGAGTCAGCTCAGGAGTTCAGGGAGCTGATGTGGAGAATTATGGAGGGTGTTGGGAAGCCCAACATTTCAGATTATTTTCCCATATTCCGGAGTTTGGACTTGCAAGGTGTGAAGCGTGGCACCGTTCCATCCTACAAAAGACTCCATGAGATACTTGATGGGATCATCCATGAACGCATGAAACTTAGAGCCTCCAGTTCCACCACCAGCATGAATGATTTCTTGGATGTGCTTCTTGATCAGTGCCAAGTGGATGGCTCTGATTTCAGTTCTGAAACTATCAAGACTTTACTTGTG GAACTAGTCTTTGGTGGAAGTGATACTTCTTCAGTAACAATCGAGTGGGCAATGGCTGAACTTCTTCGCAATCCTCATGTGATGCAAAAGGTTCGAATAGAGCTTAGTGAGGTAATTAGCCCAGGGCAAAGTATAAAAGAATCAGATATTGATCGACTGCCATATTTTCAAGCGGTTGTAAAAGAGACAATGAGACTCCATCCGCCTGCTCCTCTTCTCTTACCATATAAGGCAAAGAATGACCAAGAAATATGTGGTTTCACCATACCGAAGGACAGTCATGTTCTAGTGAATATTTGGGCTATTGCAAGAGATCCAGGATACTGGGAGGATCCATTATCATTCCTTCCTGAAAGATTCTTGAGCTCTAAGATAGATTTTAGAGGTCAAGATTTTGAATACCTACCATTCGGAGCAGGTAAGCGAATCTGCCCAGGCATATCCCTTGGTCTAAGAATGGTTCATTTAGTACTAGCTTCCATTATTCATTCGTTCAGTTGGAAGCTTCCCCAGGGAATCACTCCGGAGAGCCTCGACATGAAGGAGCAGTTTGGAGTTACCCTGAAAAAGGTCGTTCCCCTTTGCGCCATTccatttatagaagaaaaatgcTCTCCATAA